The Gammaproteobacteria bacterium genome window below encodes:
- a CDS encoding DUF971 domain-containing protein, producing the protein MAIATPTNIQLHQKSRILEIEFDDGQKFELSCEYLRTHSPSAEVQGHGPGQEKLQIGKEDVNITAIEPVGNYAVVLVFDDNHSSGIFSWDHLHNLGTNKEANWTRYLERLKEAGHEREPKDG; encoded by the coding sequence ATGGCCATAGCAACTCCAACCAACATTCAATTACATCAAAAATCTCGCATACTCGAGATTGAATTTGATGATGGCCAGAAATTTGAGCTAAGTTGTGAATATTTACGCACCCACTCACCTTCAGCAGAAGTGCAAGGTCACGGACCCGGGCAAGAAAAACTTCAAATTGGTAAAGAAGATGTAAACATTACCGCGATAGAGCCAGTCGGCAACTACGCAGTGGTACTAGTGTTTGATGACAACCACAGTTCCGGTATTTTTTCCTGGGACCATTTGCATAACTTAGGGACAAATAAAGAAGCGAACTGGACTAGATATTTGGAACGTTTGAAAGAGGCGGGGCATGAGCGTGAACCCAAGGACGGGTGA